A genomic segment from Eulemur rufifrons isolate Redbay chromosome 19, OSU_ERuf_1, whole genome shotgun sequence encodes:
- the C1QTNF7 gene encoding complement C1q tumor necrosis factor-related protein 7: MFVLLYVTSFAICASGQPRGNQLKGESYSPRYICSIPGLPGPPGPPGANGSPGPHGRIGLPGRDGRDGRKGEKGEKGAAGLRGKTGPVGLAGEKGDQGETGKKGPMGPDGEKGEVGPVGPPGPKGDRGKQGDPGLPGVCRCGSIVLKSAFSVGITTSYPQERLPIIFNKVLFNEGEHYNPATGKFICAFPGIYYFSYDITLANKHLAIGLVHNGQYRIKTFDANTGNHDVASGSTVIYLQPEDEVWLEIFFTDQNGLFSDPGWADSLFSGFLLYVDTDYLDSISEDDEL; encoded by the exons ATGTTTGTCTTGCTGTATGTTACAAGTTTTGCCATTTGTGCAAGTGGACAGCCGCGGGGTAATCAGTTGAAAGGAGAAAGCTACTCCCCAAGGTATATCTGTAGCATTCCTGGCTTACCTGGACCCCCAGGACCCCCCGGGGCAAACGGTTCCCCTGGGCCCCACGGTCGCATCGGCCTTCCGGGAAGAGACGGTAGAGACggcaggaaaggagagaaaggtgaAAAGGGAGCTGCAG GTTTGAGAGGTAAGACTGGACCAGTGGGTCTTGCTGGCGAAAAAGGGGACCAAGGAGAGACTGGGAAGAAAGGACCTATGGGACCAgatggagaaaaaggagaagtGGGTCCAGTTGGGCCTCCTGGACCAAAGGGAGACAGAGGAAAGCAAGGGGATCCAGGGCTGCCTGGAGTTTGCAGATGCGGAAGCATCGTGCTCAAATCTGCCTTTTCTGTTGGCATCACAACCAGCTACCCACAGGAAAGACTACCTATCATATTTAACAAGGTCCTCTTCAATGAGGGAGAGCACTACAATCCTGCAACAGGGAAGTTCATCTGTGCTTTCCCAGGGATCTATTACTTTTCTTATGATATCACATTGGCTAATAAGCACCTGGCGATTGGGCTGGTACACAATGGGCAGTACCGGATAAAGACCTTCGATGCCAACACGGGGAACCATGATGTGGCTTCAGGGTCCACAGTCATCTATCTGCAGCCAGAAGATGAAGTCTGGCTGGAGATCTTCTTCACTGACCAGAACGGCCTCTTCTCAGACCCAGGTTGGGCAGACAGCTTATTCTCTGGATTTCTTCTATACGTCGACACGGACTACCTAGATTCCATATCAGAAGACGACGAACTGTGA